The Mucilaginibacter yixingensis genome window below encodes:
- a CDS encoding TetR/AcrR family transcriptional regulator has translation MEKDKIDKKEHILDVAERIFSDLGYDGASTRLISGEAGVNMAMLNYYFGSKEGLFLAVFDRKISSFRDMLANISNDENTSQWTKMEQYIDIYAGKIFVNNCFQKLLYQELGMNRRSDLSDNLRDILMKNITELIRIIQEGINKGEFKKDVDVQMVIATLYGTKNFIINTPLLSSSVMGYDLTNDDVLDEKFKPRVSAYMKNLLKCYLLNENGYNN, from the coding sequence ATGGAGAAGGATAAGATTGATAAAAAAGAACACATTCTGGATGTTGCCGAGCGCATCTTTTCAGATTTGGGTTACGATGGCGCCTCTACGCGCCTCATATCTGGCGAGGCCGGTGTGAACATGGCTATGCTCAATTACTATTTCGGCTCTAAAGAGGGCTTGTTTCTGGCGGTGTTTGACCGCAAGATCAGCAGTTTTCGGGATATGCTGGCCAACATCAGCAATGACGAGAACACCTCGCAGTGGACCAAGATGGAACAGTACATTGACATTTATGCCGGAAAGATATTTGTAAACAACTGTTTCCAAAAGCTACTGTACCAGGAGCTGGGCATGAACCGACGCAGCGATCTGTCTGACAATTTGCGCGACATCCTGATGAAAAACATTACCGAGCTGATCCGAATTATACAAGAGGGCATCAACAAAGGCGAGTTTAAAAAAGATGTGGATGTGCAGATGGTAATTGCCACACTGTACGGCACCAAAAACTTCATCATCAACACGCCGCTACTGTCTTCAAGCGTAATGGGCTATGATCTTACTAATGATGATGTACTTGACGAGAAGTTCAAACCCCGGGTAAGCGCCTATATGAAAAATCTTTTAAAATGCTACTTATTGAATGAAAATGGATACAACAACTAA
- a CDS encoding PIG-L family deacetylase: MKMRFLTFAGLLFSAATFAQTAPKADIGTIRQSLNKLQVLGSVLYVAAHPDDENTRLLAYLANEKHYRTGYLALTRGDGGQNLIGNEQGELLGLIRTQELLAARRVDGAEQFFTRANDFGFSKGPDETLKIWDRNRILSDVVWTIRRFKPDVIICRFPTTGEGGHGHHTASAILAQEAFTAAADPKKFPEQLKYVQVWQAKRLLWNTFSFGGVNTTSESQFKIDEGAYNPLLGKGYGEMAAESRSNHKTQGFGTAAQRGQFFDYFKTILGEAPKSSLMDGVNTTWARVPGSDGISADIDAIKKGFDDEHPDKSVPALIEVLKKVERQRDFYWRNQKVRELKDLIAACAGIWMESYAADPSYAQNERMDVRTQIISRQGVDACLSEIVYYNPTMFPTNKLFNDVALKPNILTSFDGDLKATEITQPYWLRHPHNPGQYTIDPVDENGQRTLPETTPYMTIITLRILDKEMTFIRPIQYKYTDPAKGEIYQPVDVTPAITANIAAQNYIFRTDSSQPQTVQINLKTFVNGNGSVSLQPVEGWKISPDKIDFSDKKKGDEWTAEFAVTPANDKAKTSLLTAVAQINGQQSSMGIQRIAYDHIPHITLLPPAQTKLVDINLKTPGNKKIGYIAGAGDLVSDALKQVGYDVYQLTEAEVMTTDLSQYQAIITGVRAYNVNKRLPVMQPKLLEYVNNGGTLLVQYNNNNGVLVNPIGPYPFRPVNERVTDEAAKVTFAQPDSEVLTSPNKIGQNDFDAWIQERGLYFVGDIDPQYQTPLEMNDQGEAPKKGSLIVANYGKGRFVYTSLAFFRELPAGVPGAYRLFVNLISK; this comes from the coding sequence ATGAAAATGAGATTCTTAACCTTTGCCGGGCTGCTGTTTTCTGCCGCCACATTTGCGCAAACAGCGCCCAAGGCAGATATTGGTACCATCCGCCAATCACTTAACAAACTGCAGGTTTTGGGCAGTGTGCTTTATGTAGCCGCCCACCCTGACGATGAGAACACCCGCTTGCTGGCCTACCTGGCCAACGAGAAACATTACCGTACCGGCTACCTGGCCCTTACCCGCGGTGATGGCGGCCAGAACCTGATAGGCAACGAACAGGGCGAGCTGCTGGGCCTTATTCGTACACAAGAATTATTAGCTGCCCGCCGCGTTGACGGTGCCGAGCAGTTCTTTACCCGCGCTAACGACTTTGGTTTCTCTAAAGGACCGGATGAAACGCTAAAAATCTGGGACCGTAACCGGATCCTGAGCGATGTAGTTTGGACCATCCGCCGTTTTAAACCCGATGTTATCATCTGTCGTTTCCCAACTACGGGCGAGGGCGGTCACGGGCATCACACGGCCTCGGCTATCCTGGCGCAGGAAGCCTTTACCGCGGCGGCCGATCCGAAGAAATTTCCTGAGCAATTAAAATATGTGCAGGTATGGCAAGCCAAACGTCTGTTGTGGAACACGTTTAGCTTTGGCGGCGTAAATACCACATCAGAGAGCCAGTTTAAAATTGATGAAGGTGCCTATAACCCTCTATTGGGCAAAGGTTACGGCGAAATGGCGGCCGAAAGCCGCTCTAACCACAAAACACAGGGCTTTGGCACCGCGGCACAACGCGGTCAGTTCTTTGATTATTTCAAGACCATTCTTGGCGAGGCACCTAAAAGCAGCCTGATGGATGGCGTGAACACCACCTGGGCCCGTGTACCGGGTAGCGACGGCATATCTGCTGATATTGATGCTATTAAAAAAGGCTTTGACGATGAACATCCGGATAAATCTGTACCGGCATTAATAGAGGTATTAAAAAAAGTAGAGCGGCAACGCGATTTTTACTGGCGCAACCAAAAGGTGCGTGAACTGAAAGACCTGATTGCCGCCTGTGCCGGCATCTGGATGGAAAGCTATGCCGCCGACCCGAGCTACGCCCAAAACGAAAGAATGGATGTGCGCACCCAGATCATTAGTCGCCAGGGTGTGGATGCCTGTTTGTCTGAGATTGTGTACTACAATCCAACCATGTTTCCAACCAATAAGCTGTTTAATGATGTGGCGTTAAAGCCAAACATACTCACCTCTTTTGATGGCGATTTGAAGGCGACCGAAATTACCCAGCCTTACTGGCTGCGTCATCCGCACAATCCAGGCCAGTATACGATAGACCCGGTTGACGAGAACGGCCAGCGCACGTTGCCGGAAACTACGCCTTATATGACCATTATTACGCTGAGAATTCTGGATAAGGAGATGACGTTCATCCGCCCGATTCAGTATAAATATACAGACCCAGCCAAGGGCGAAATTTACCAGCCGGTAGATGTTACCCCTGCTATTACGGCTAATATTGCCGCCCAGAACTATATTTTCAGGACAGACAGCAGTCAGCCGCAAACAGTGCAGATCAATCTGAAAACCTTCGTTAACGGCAACGGCAGCGTTAGCCTGCAACCTGTGGAAGGCTGGAAGATCAGTCCGGATAAGATCGATTTCAGCGACAAAAAGAAAGGCGATGAGTGGACTGCCGAGTTTGCGGTAACGCCCGCTAATGATAAAGCAAAAACCAGCCTCCTCACGGCTGTGGCGCAGATTAATGGCCAACAATCAAGCATGGGGATCCAGCGCATCGCCTATGATCATATCCCGCACATTACCTTATTACCGCCCGCGCAAACCAAACTGGTTGATATCAACCTGAAAACCCCCGGCAACAAAAAGATTGGCTACATAGCCGGCGCCGGCGACTTAGTGAGCGATGCGCTGAAACAGGTGGGCTATGATGTGTACCAACTGACCGAGGCTGAAGTGATGACCACAGACCTATCGCAATACCAGGCCATTATTACCGGGGTGCGCGCCTACAATGTAAACAAGCGTTTGCCGGTAATGCAGCCCAAATTGCTGGAGTATGTAAACAACGGCGGCACACTGCTGGTGCAGTACAATAATAATAACGGGGTGCTCGTTAATCCTATCGGTCCGTATCCGTTCCGCCCTGTAAATGAGCGGGTGACAGACGAAGCGGCCAAGGTAACCTTTGCCCAGCCAGACAGCGAGGTGTTAACCTCCCCTAATAAAATAGGACAAAACGACTTTGACGCCTGGATCCAAGAACGCGGCCTGTACTTTGTAGGCGATATTGACCCGCAATACCAAACTCCGCTGGAAATGAATGACCAGGGCGAAGCTCCTAAAAAAGGATCATTGATTGTAGCCAACTATGGTAAAGGCAGATTTGTGTATACGTCGCTGGCTTTCTTCAGGGAACTGCCTGCAGGTGTGCCGGGAGCGTACAGGTTGTTTGTGAACTTGATAAGCAAATAG
- a CDS encoding S8 family peptidase: MNKPFIKLLLAIWLCLPLSLSAQRLKKIDYPLPNWQNLDLQADGNFGMSTEKAYKELLQGKPHVPVVVAVIDGGIDINHEDLKNEIWTNPKEIPGNKLDDDQNGYPDDVNGWNFIGSDKGSLQYDNLELTRILRRDMVEYKYADTRYFTPEQMAKYKKYQQLDDVLNDKIKKAQKTSEDLGKFLPYMQSLLRSVGKQDPTYVDMLRYYPENEVQAALKKIVLLNWRSGTFDEFRRDEIDEPYQFAQDELKYHLNIDFDPRDSIGDNYTDDTQRFYGNNNVGGPGDEHGTHVAGIIGAQRDNNLGVKGVADDVRIMSVRTVPNGDERDKDVANAIRYAAENGAKVINMSFGKDYSWDKKTVDAAVKFAMSKDVLLVHAAGNDHKNTDETTFYPNPRYEDGSGKADAWIEVGASSFRDNNELAADFSNYGKTTVDVFAPGVKIYSTSPDSKYRVHDGTSMAAPSVAGVAALIRSYYPKLTAVQVKEIIMKSVTKVNHDVKVKVGEKSTRSIPFADTCVSGGIVNAYEALKLAATY; the protein is encoded by the coding sequence ATGAATAAACCATTTATAAAACTCTTACTGGCGATCTGGCTGTGCCTGCCGCTTTCTCTTTCTGCACAACGTCTTAAAAAAATAGACTATCCCCTGCCCAACTGGCAAAACCTTGATTTGCAGGCCGACGGTAATTTTGGTATGAGCACCGAGAAGGCATATAAGGAATTGCTGCAAGGGAAGCCGCACGTGCCGGTAGTGGTAGCAGTGATTGATGGTGGTATAGATATTAATCACGAAGATCTGAAAAACGAGATCTGGACCAACCCCAAAGAAATACCCGGCAATAAGCTGGACGATGATCAGAACGGATACCCTGATGATGTGAACGGCTGGAACTTTATCGGCTCAGACAAAGGCAGTCTGCAGTATGATAACCTGGAGCTAACCCGCATTTTGCGCCGCGATATGGTGGAGTATAAGTATGCCGATACCCGCTATTTTACGCCAGAGCAGATGGCTAAATACAAAAAGTACCAGCAGTTGGATGATGTGCTGAACGATAAGATCAAGAAAGCGCAAAAAACATCTGAGGATCTGGGCAAGTTTCTGCCGTATATGCAAAGCCTGCTACGGTCTGTAGGTAAACAAGATCCTACTTATGTGGACATGCTGCGTTATTATCCCGAAAATGAGGTGCAGGCCGCGTTGAAAAAAATTGTACTGCTCAACTGGCGGTCGGGCACATTTGACGAGTTTAGACGGGATGAGATTGACGAGCCTTACCAGTTTGCGCAGGATGAACTGAAATATCACTTGAATATTGACTTTGATCCGCGTGATTCTATTGGCGACAACTATACTGATGACACCCAGCGCTTTTACGGCAACAACAATGTAGGCGGCCCCGGCGATGAGCATGGCACGCACGTGGCCGGTATCATTGGCGCGCAGCGCGATAACAACCTGGGCGTAAAAGGCGTGGCCGATGATGTGCGGATCATGTCGGTACGCACGGTACCAAATGGAGATGAGCGCGATAAAGATGTAGCCAACGCCATCCGTTACGCAGCAGAGAACGGCGCTAAAGTGATTAACATGAGCTTTGGTAAAGATTACTCGTGGGACAAAAAAACGGTAGATGCCGCCGTGAAATTTGCCATGAGTAAAGACGTATTACTGGTGCATGCCGCAGGTAACGACCATAAGAATACCGACGAGACTACCTTCTACCCTAACCCCCGTTACGAAGACGGCAGTGGCAAAGCCGATGCCTGGATTGAGGTAGGCGCTTCGTCTTTCAGAGATAACAACGAGTTGGCCGCCGATTTTTCTAACTACGGTAAAACCACGGTGGATGTGTTTGCGCCCGGCGTAAAAATCTACTCTACCTCACCCGATTCTAAATACCGCGTACACGATGGTACCAGCATGGCTGCACCATCTGTGGCTGGGGTAGCTGCTTTGATCCGTTCTTACTATCCTAAACTAACTGCCGTGCAGGTCAAAGAGATCATCATGAAATCGGTAACCAAGGTAAACCACGATGTAAAAGTAAAGGTAGGCGAGAAAAGCACCAGAAGTATCCCCTTTGCCGATACCTGCGTTAGCGGTGGAATTGTGAATGCCTATGAGGCCTTGAAACTGGCCGCGACGTATTAA
- a CDS encoding DUF2306 domain-containing protein — MRITGILLRALAFVWILPLSISTYQYLNFKNDEGFLQLKQMAVKTGWYLPAFYAHIWGSSLILLAGFFQFSRWVYQHKKLHRLLGKIYVFGVLFFASPGGFVMTWFIHRGPGVFLSFLLQNMLWVFFTSAAWVLVLRGDIQGHIKMMNRSYALAFAAVTLRFYIWMLHQMGVGVAFDNNYLIIAFASWVPNLLLVEWLNRYRMMGVAFAGQIGN, encoded by the coding sequence ATGAGGATTACCGGTATTCTACTGCGTGCGCTGGCCTTTGTGTGGATTTTGCCCTTGAGCATCAGCACCTACCAATACCTTAATTTTAAGAACGACGAGGGTTTTCTGCAGCTAAAGCAAATGGCCGTAAAAACGGGCTGGTACCTCCCTGCATTTTATGCACACATTTGGGGCAGCAGCCTGATTTTGCTGGCCGGGTTTTTCCAATTCTCCAGATGGGTTTATCAGCATAAAAAGCTACACCGCCTGTTGGGAAAGATCTACGTTTTTGGCGTGCTGTTTTTTGCCTCACCCGGCGGTTTTGTGATGACCTGGTTTATCCACCGCGGCCCGGGCGTGTTTCTATCATTCCTGCTGCAAAATATGCTTTGGGTGTTTTTTACCTCCGCGGCCTGGGTACTGGTATTACGCGGCGATATACAGGGACACATAAAAATGATGAACCGCAGCTATGCCCTGGCCTTTGCCGCAGTAACCCTGCGGTTTTACATCTGGATGCTGCATCAAATGGGCGTAGGCGTTGCTTTTGATAATAATTACCTCATTATTGCTTTTGCAAGCTGGGTGCCCAATTTATTACTGGTAGAATGGCTGAACAGGTATAGAATGATGGGCGTTGCTTTTGCCGGGCAAATAGGCAATTGA
- a CDS encoding YARHG domain-containing protein, with amino-acid sequence MKTKPYPTLIAAALLLAGITLFTHCKSKTDNTNGITQFLTLFSLQVKSAQTDSLVQAFNMPTRRGEVARFVNLICGKSGSVKDSKPIFKLDLDIADCTITTVTPEVSTATFSVNLHRDSIETRSTMLTFRIKKTGKDNYKIVDVDTKKFLGDYIDYENLVHEKTLTDKDIYSPQTLAAFAAADSLKAQYDTIPWFQHLNGKTYFFVVKGDKNFDVSFYKDTVLNYQMGLVGPGRKEIVPAAFDLVHNIGATYPTLIEVEKSHKRGFYSLDGKLVLPVVYDQIFPLNDAANLAVLRKGDDYYWWKNDYTVTDKDPGIQIANLLPRIKNIGQSFTLKNTSFESITEHNSREEHNSVYLPPSYLVDLGLMPTVESYINPLRRNVFGEGATQYSVKTEEKNTSDNWFTSIFYSIRDYFVGGRGEFYDRKKIILANKKNNRIYGADVSTDFSEDEDGINFEGKCNVNSIRQLNDTLFEARTAGNLQITLYTRDYYVCGGPGYHYLVIKNNKLVELPNHRKFGFTKYVQMDDSYLNACYTLDDKTSINKVNTEMLRYMKNEIYADYKYHFKDTTWNNVFQESLFYNYAEKDKYNDNVDDSLTAIDKYNLAFINKKLNAQQASKKALAAK; translated from the coding sequence ATGAAAACCAAACCATATCCCACCCTCATTGCCGCAGCATTGTTGCTGGCCGGCATCACCCTTTTTACCCATTGCAAAAGCAAAACTGATAATACCAATGGCATTACCCAGTTTTTAACCCTTTTTAGCCTGCAGGTAAAAAGTGCGCAAACCGACTCATTAGTACAGGCCTTTAATATGCCCACCCGCCGGGGAGAGGTAGCTCGCTTTGTTAACCTGATATGCGGCAAAAGCGGATCTGTTAAAGACAGCAAGCCTATTTTTAAACTTGATCTGGATATTGCCGATTGCACCATTACAACCGTTACTCCTGAGGTCTCTACGGCTACTTTTTCAGTGAATCTGCATCGTGATAGTATTGAGACTCGTTCAACTATGCTCACCTTCCGCATAAAAAAAACGGGGAAAGACAATTACAAGATTGTTGATGTAGACACCAAAAAGTTTCTGGGTGATTATATTGATTATGAGAACCTGGTGCATGAAAAAACGCTGACCGACAAAGACATTTACAGTCCGCAAACACTGGCGGCCTTTGCTGCGGCCGATTCATTAAAAGCCCAGTATGATACCATTCCCTGGTTTCAGCACCTCAATGGTAAAACCTATTTCTTTGTTGTTAAGGGAGATAAAAACTTTGATGTTTCCTTTTATAAAGACACGGTACTCAACTATCAAATGGGCCTGGTAGGCCCCGGCAGAAAAGAAATAGTACCGGCAGCCTTTGACCTGGTGCACAACATTGGCGCAACCTACCCAACGCTGATAGAGGTGGAGAAAAGCCACAAACGTGGTTTTTACAGCCTTGATGGCAAGCTGGTTTTGCCGGTAGTATATGATCAGATCTTCCCATTGAATGACGCCGCCAACCTGGCCGTATTACGCAAAGGCGATGATTATTACTGGTGGAAGAACGACTACACCGTAACCGACAAAGACCCTGGTATCCAAATAGCCAACCTGTTGCCACGCATCAAAAACATAGGCCAGAGTTTCACACTGAAAAACACCAGCTTTGAGAGCATAACAGAACACAACTCGCGCGAGGAACATAACAGCGTCTACCTTCCGCCATCTTACCTGGTAGACCTGGGTCTGATGCCAACTGTGGAATCATATATAAATCCGTTACGCCGGAATGTGTTTGGAGAAGGCGCCACTCAATACAGCGTAAAAACCGAGGAGAAAAATACCAGCGACAATTGGTTTACTTCGATCTTCTATTCCATCCGCGATTATTTTGTGGGCGGTCGCGGCGAATTTTATGATCGCAAGAAGATCATCCTAGCCAATAAAAAGAATAACAGAATTTACGGTGCCGATGTATCCACCGATTTTAGCGAAGATGAGGATGGTATTAATTTTGAAGGAAAATGCAATGTTAACAGCATCAGGCAGCTAAATGACACGCTCTTTGAAGCGCGCACCGCCGGCAATTTGCAAATTACGCTCTACACCCGCGATTATTATGTATGCGGCGGCCCCGGCTATCATTACCTGGTTATAAAGAACAACAAACTGGTAGAACTGCCCAATCACCGCAAATTTGGCTTTACCAAGTATGTGCAAATGGACGACAGCTACTTAAACGCCTGCTATACGTTAGATGATAAGACTAGCATTAACAAGGTAAACACCGAGATGCTGCGTTATATGAAAAACGAAATCTATGCCGATTACAAGTATCACTTTAAGGATACAACCTGGAACAACGTATTTCAGGAGAGCCTGTTTTATAATTACGCTGAAAAAGATAAGTACAACGACAATGTTGATGACTCATTAACGGCTATAGATAAATATAACCTTGCCTTTATTAATAAAAAGCTGAATGCCCAGCAAGCCAGCAAAAAAGCGTTAGCTGCCAAATGA
- a CDS encoding AraC family transcriptional regulator, which yields MTTDAPNDRPRILYSCYHSRSREGEQFVPEHIFSYQVAGTMMVNDGEQEFANQPGDFRFMRRNRLLKFSKVPPENGGDFKSISIRFSQDMLRNFSLTHAYKVDGPAFDGTILKLESNPHFKAFINSLLPYLETEAPDPELMEHKVTEALMLLLKTNPELKNTLFDFSEPGKIDLEAFMNRNFHFNVGLNRFAYLTGRSLATFKRDFEKAFHTSPSKWLQQRRLREAHYLIKEKGAAPSTIYMDLGFEDLSHFSFAFKKMYGVAPSRV from the coding sequence ATGACAACCGACGCACCAAACGACCGACCGCGTATCCTTTACTCGTGCTACCATAGCCGCAGCCGTGAAGGGGAGCAGTTTGTACCCGAGCACATTTTCAGCTACCAGGTGGCAGGCACTATGATGGTGAACGATGGCGAGCAGGAGTTTGCGAATCAGCCCGGTGATTTCCGTTTTATGCGCCGCAACCGGTTGTTAAAATTTTCTAAAGTGCCGCCAGAAAACGGCGGAGACTTTAAATCGATCTCTATCCGCTTCAGTCAGGATATGCTGCGCAATTTCAGCCTCACGCACGCCTATAAGGTAGACGGCCCGGCTTTTGATGGCACCATCCTGAAACTGGAATCCAATCCGCACTTTAAAGCCTTTATCAACTCGTTATTACCTTATCTGGAAACCGAGGCTCCCGATCCGGAGTTGATGGAACACAAGGTAACCGAAGCGCTGATGCTGTTGCTCAAAACCAATCCGGAGCTGAAGAACACGCTGTTTGATTTTAGCGAGCCGGGCAAGATAGATCTGGAAGCTTTTATGAACCGCAATTTCCATTTCAACGTAGGGCTAAATCGTTTTGCTTACCTCACCGGCCGCAGCCTGGCCACCTTTAAGCGCGACTTTGAGAAAGCATTCCACACATCGCCCAGCAAATGGCTGCAACAACGCCGCCTGCGCGAGGCGCATTATCTTATCAAAGAGAAAGGTGCCGCCCCCTCAACTATTTATATGGATCTGGGTTTTGAAGATCTGTCGCATTTCTCTTTTGCCTTTAAAAAGATGTATGGGGTAGCGCCGTCGCGAGTGTAA
- a CDS encoding YceH family protein, protein MDSPATLPVLSAEELRVLGALMEKARTTPEYYPMSLNSLTAACNQKTSRKPVVNYDENTVAHALDSLKKRGLISTATGGGSRTIKFKHNFAIVYPIVPAEVAIICLLMLRGPQTPGELNTNSGRLWEFESIDEVQQTLEKLAADEPAYVVQLPRRAGQKEARYAHLLAGEPEITEDDDDAELTVRASNAVEPRVVSLEQRVAELEATVARLMKELGVE, encoded by the coding sequence ATGGATTCACCTGCTACCTTACCCGTACTGAGCGCCGAAGAGTTGCGCGTACTGGGTGCGCTGATGGAAAAAGCGCGTACCACGCCCGAGTATTACCCCATGTCGTTAAACAGCTTAACGGCAGCCTGCAACCAGAAAACATCGCGCAAGCCGGTGGTTAATTATGATGAGAATACGGTGGCCCACGCGCTGGATTCGCTCAAGAAACGCGGATTGATCTCAACGGCAACCGGAGGTGGCAGCCGTACCATAAAGTTTAAGCACAACTTTGCCATTGTTTACCCCATTGTACCGGCAGAGGTAGCTATTATCTGTCTGCTGATGCTACGCGGTCCGCAAACACCTGGCGAACTGAATACCAACTCGGGCCGTTTATGGGAGTTTGAGTCGATAGACGAGGTACAACAAACTTTAGAAAAATTGGCCGCCGATGAGCCTGCTTATGTAGTTCAGCTCCCCCGCCGCGCCGGACAAAAAGAAGCCCGCTACGCCCACCTGCTGGCTGGTGAACCTGAAATAACCGAAGATGACGATGATGCCGAGCTAACTGTTCGTGCCAGCAACGCCGTAGAGCCGCGTGTGGTTTCGCTAGAACAGCGCGTAGCCGAATTGGAAGCTACGGTTGCCAGGTTGATGAAAGAGTTGGGGGTAGAGTAA